The following coding sequences are from one Neodiprion lecontei isolate iyNeoLeco1 chromosome 7, iyNeoLeco1.1, whole genome shotgun sequence window:
- the LOC107227716 gene encoding uncharacterized protein LOC107227716 translates to MKQYNIDMYSPFSNLKALIKPANVTIINEKQLCERVYKLQQVKCVNRKRNFKVGDLVRISKYKNLFEKGYSLNWATEIFTVNEVKNTKPTTYKHVDYQDKSIEGGLYEEELNKVKYHDGEKSGYVLEKVLRQRGNQPCLKWLGFDSSHNSWIDETNL, encoded by the exons ATGAAACAGTACAATATCGACATGTATTCTCCGTTCAGTAATTTAAAGGCCTTG ATTAAGCCAGCGAATGTTACCATCATCAACGAAAAACAGTTGTGTGAACGCGTTTACAAGCTGCAACAAGTCAAATGCGTTAATCGGAAGCGAAATTTCAAAGTTGGTGACCTCGTTCGAATCAGTAAATATAAGAATTTATTCGAGAAAGGCTATTCACTGAATTGGGCAAcggaaatattcaccgtgaacgaggtgaaaaataccaaaccTACAACTTACAAACATGTCGATTATCAAGATAAATCCATCGAAGGAGGCTTGTACGAGGAGGAACTAAATAAAGTGAAATACCACGATGGTGAAAAAAGTGGTTATGTGTTGGAAAAAGTATTACGCCAACGTGGAAATCAACCGTGTTTGAAGTGGTTGGGATTTGATAGTTCACACAATAGTTGGATAGATGAGACCAATTtgtaa
- the LOC124295521 gene encoding protein ALP1-like, with protein MRQAISPRDRLTVTLRYLATGNTFKDLSYSTRIAANTISKVIDETLRAIVEVLDSKVWNFPSSPEEWQVIAHKFDTLWNFPHCIGALDGKHINFRPPRSDGSIYRNYKGKDSIVLLGLVDAEYRFLFVDVGRNGRMHDSAVLRESPLWTEMSDGTLNLPAPCEIPGFCYKLPYVIVGDDAFALKPNLLKPYPNRNLTLDKRIFNYRLSRARRTVENAFGILANRWRVLLSTISLSVQKVERITYACVLLHNYSINKSNNDSSQWYVPHNYRISTRVDSNCNAVQLSEGQNASLYLRNNRSSNEALEIRDKFCAYFNTTGIVPFQYTAIERGNY; from the coding sequence ATGCGTCAAGCTATATCACCGAGGGACAGACTCACTGTGACTCTTCGATATTTAGCAACGGGTAATACCTTTAAAGATTTGAGCTACTCCACTCGCATAGCCGCAAACACAATTTCAAAAGTGATTGACGAAACTTTAAGAGCAATAGTAGAAGTACTCGACTCAAAAGTATGGAATTTCCCATCATCGCCGGAGGAATGGCAGGTTATCGCTCACAAATTCGATACTTTATGGAATTTTCCTCATTGCATCGGTGCGCTGGATGGGAAACACATCAATTTTCGTCCCCCTCGAAGTGACGGATCGATTTACCGTAATTATAAGGGAAAAGACAGCATTGTGCTTCTGGGTCTTGTCGATGCTGAATACAGATTTTTGTTCGTTGACGTCGGAAGAAATGGACGTATGCACGATTCTGCTGTTTTGCGTGAGAGCCCATTATGGACTGAGATGAGCGATGGAACGTTGAACTTACCTGCTCCATGTGAAATTCCAGGCTTTTGTTACAAATTACCGTACGTGATTGTCGGTGACGACGCATTTGCCTTGAAACCTAATTTGTTAAAGCCGTATCCGAATAGAAACTTGACGCTTGACAAAAGAATATTCAACTACAGATTGAGCCGTGCTCGCAGAACTGTTGAAAACGCTTTTGGCATACTGGCAAACAGATGGCGCGTTTTACTTTCTACGATATCTCTCTCCGTTCAAAAAGTAGAGAGAATAACTTACGCGTGTGTGCTTttacataattattcaatcaataAATCTAACAATGATTCCAGTCAATGGTACGTACCGCATAATTACAGAATCTCAACCCGCGTTGATAGTAATTGTAATGCAGTACAATTATCCGAAGGGCAGAATGCCTCCCTATATCTGAGAAATAACCGAAGCAGTAACGAAGCTCTAGAGATACGAGATAAATTTTGTGCATACTTTAATACTACAGGCATAGTGCCATTTCAATATACCGCTATTGAACGAGGTAACTATTAG